One region of Miscanthus floridulus cultivar M001 chromosome 19, ASM1932011v1, whole genome shotgun sequence genomic DNA includes:
- the LOC136527217 gene encoding zinc finger CCCH domain-containing protein 55-like: MYGQGGSFNPHYRHGAPPPPQQQAGVAGSFPQQPVPPPPAPYPQHPGLRPRPPPGPYQHGMLPPQNQPYPFAQHGQMHQMPMLPQQRGYAPMPMPGMLPPQQAMHQAPPQYPPLPPPPPRPSALPPSPPPPPPPPPLPPPPPASQSSPHTPVVAQSWVAEAEAKEGASDGGRFAKTLEAATQLIVSDDSDMDMDGDEDSPSRQPLTPENSSLVTAECTGNVNVSKSISDVSSPGKDLPPGSGENAKTAHATEDGGSTFQLIQGYASDDSANEADAGPEGASTLVILPEDNMHSHSSDRNTEVDYQKHVDAKGNVNTPHGTEQNGKAENYHLKDESNPVKHGTDVLGHLSKEDTSDSEFEGGQSSKRHGRRQKKRTRSKSPQGRSGSPVGANKCSPSQSSSPGKQSRPPFAKQVHPAGDGNDSGGKVPQQEGLALTSKLDSSSNDLIGKVGDNAAFDVALGQHCHSDNLISEHSQPVAASAGAHKMQRPCPPSESRSDLIVSSSAGDPILMSQPAAGVPYMSVQTTKSSMASDHLQPHPQSLCPPEHMSSSNMIQPPEQPTFATSEFPQMQFQHKVIAPANEFLQNQMRSYPPQNVSHPRPFNFHHHTLPPAIPSNQQPSGVGLSYSSHQPPYGQHQPPGNLDSGSNLVYPSFQRFPSNLPGSNNLGPLSNVDLTKSSIKPHYNPFASTFDKTDPSLDIGDPVSPNAIGSVSTTAEHMNTLSPFGRSRTHAHESSAEPVPNKQKLFRQEFASGAPYDPLLDSIEPSSSSINKVDLRKEKNWSAADSRGASKLMNLEVESENMYGLGVVAESEVEGLGEVAADTEAGVVENASPEFLGAKDWNSDIPGDVDNDQTLDRNKKGKDSRSMKLFKIAIADFVQEVLKPSWRQGNMSKEAFKTIVRKTVDKVSNSVPSSHIPKTPAKMKHYVQSSQKKVTKLVMGYVDKYVKP, translated from the exons ATGTACGGGCAGGGAGGGAGCTTCAATCCACACTATCGCcatggcgcgccgccgccgccccagcAGCAAGCCGGGGTGGCTGGGTCCTTTCCCCAGCAACCTGTGCCACCACCGCCAGCGCCATACCCACAGCACCCTGGATTGCGGCCTCGGCCTCCACCTGGGCCATACCAGCATGGCATGCTGCCACCGCAGAACCAGCCATACCCCTTTGCGCAGCATGGTCAGATGCACCAGATGCCAATGCTGCCCCAGCAGAGAGGTTATGCGCCGATGCCAATGCCAGGGATGCTGCCTCCGCAACAAGCTATGCATCAGGCCCCTCCACAGTATCCACCCCTCCCTCCACCGCCACCTCGGCCATCTGCCCTgccgccttctcctcctcctcctccaccaccaccaccgctgccgccgccaccgccagcaTCACAGTCTTCTCCTCACACACCTGTTGTTGCACAGTCATGGGTCGCAGAGGCAGAAGCAAAAGAAGGCGCATCTGATGGTGGTCGTTTTGCCAAAACTCTAGAAGCAGCTACTCAGCTAATAGTTTCTGATGACTCAGATATGGATATGGATG GGGATGAGGACTCTCCATCAAGGCAGCCCCTTACCCCAGAGAATTCTTCGCTCGTGACTGCTGAATGTACTGGAAATGTTAATGTGTCAAAGTCTATCAGTGATGTTTCAAGCCCGGGCAAGGATTTGCCACCTGGTAGTGGTGAGAATGCTAAAACTGCGCATGCAACTGAGGACGGTGGGAGCACATTCCAACTAATACAAGGTTATGCCTCCGATGACAGTGCAAATGAGGCCGATGCTGGTCCTGAGGGTGCCAGCACCCTCGTGATATTGCCTGAAGATAACATGCACAGTCATTCGAGTGATCGAAATACTGAGGTCGATTAtcagaaacatgttgatgcaaaaGGAAATGTGAATACCCCTCATGGCACGGAGCAAAATGGTAAGGCTGAAAATTATCATCTGAAGGATGAGAGCAACCCAGTGAAGCATGGCACAGATGTGCTTGGGCATCTGTCCAAAGAAGATACAAGTGACAGTGAATTTGAGGGAGGTCAAAGTAGTAAAAGGCATGGGAGGAGACAAAAGAAACGAACCCGGAGCAAGTCACCTCAGGGTAGAAGTGGTAGTCCAGTTGGGGCAAACAAGTGCAGCCCATCCCAAAG TTCCTCACCTGGAAAGCAGAGCAGGCCACCATTTGCTAAGCAGGTTCATCCTGCTGGTGATGGCAATGATTCAGGAGGTAAAGTTCCTCAGCAAGAGGGCCTGGCATTGACATCCAAATTGGATAGTTCTTCTAATGATTTAATTGGCAAAGTGGGAGATAATGCTGCGTTTGATGTTGCCCTTGGGCAGCATTGTCACAGTGACAATTTAATTTCTGAGCATTCACAACCAGTGGCTGCTTCTGCTGGTGCTCATAAGATGCAAAGGCCATGCCCCCCATCGGAGTCTCGATCAGACTTAATTGTGTCTTCATCAGCAGGTGACCCAATTCTTATGAGCCAACCTGCTGCAGGTGTCCCATATATGTCTGTACAAACTACCAAGAGCTCCATGGCGTCTGATCATCTCCAGCCTCATCCTCAGAGTTTGTGTCCTCCTGAACACATGTCATCCTCAAATATGATTCAGCCACCAGAACAACCAACATTTGCAACATCAGAATTCCCTCAAATGCAGTTCCAGCATAAAGTTATTGCACCAGCAAATGAGTTCCTGCAGAACCAGATGAGAAGCTACCCTCCACAAAATGTGTCTCATCCTAGACCATTCAATTTCCATCATCATACTCTCCCACCAGCAATTCCTTCTAACCAGCAGCCTTCTGGTGTAggtctatcttattcatctcatcAGCCTCCATATGGTCAGCACCAACCTCCTGGGAATCTGGATTCAGGAAGTAACTTGGTTTATCCCTCTTTCCAGAGATTTCCATCAAATCTACCAGGAAGTAACAATCTTGGTCCCTTATCTAATGTCGATTTGACTAAATCGTCTATCAAACCCCACTACAATCCATTTGCATCAACCTTTGATAAAACAGATCCAAGTCTAGATATTGGGGATCCTGTAAGCCCTAATGCAATTGGTTCTGTTTCTACAACAGCAGAACACATGAATACACTGTCTCCTTTTGGTCGATCCAGAACACATGCCCATGAAAGTTCTGCAGAACCTGTGCCCAATAAACAAAAGTTATTCCGTCAGGAGTTTGCTTCTGGTGCTCCATATGATCCATTGCTTGACAGTATTGAACCATCAAGCAGTTCAATCAACAAGGTAGATCTTCGTAAAGAGAAGAACTGGAGTGCTGCTGATAGTCGTGGTGCATCAAAACTTATGAACCTAGAAGTGGAAAGTGAAAATATGTATGGACTGGGGGTTGTTGCTGAGTCAGAAGTTGAGGGACTTGGAGAGGTGGCAGCAGATACTGAGGCAGGTGTGGTGGAGAATGCAAGTCCTGAATTTTTAGGTGCTAAAGACTGGAACTCAGATATCCCTGGTGATGTTGACAATGACCAAACATTGGACAGAAATAAGAAGGGTAAAGACTCCAGGTCAATGAAGCTTTTTAAGATTGCTATTGCTGATTTTGTTCAGGAAGTTCTTAAGCCATCATGGAGGCAGGGTAACATGAGCAAAGAGGCTTTCAAAACTATTGTCAGGAAAACAGTTGATAAGGTTTCTAATTCAGTCCCTAGTAGTCATATTCCGAAAACACCTGCCAAGATGAAACATTATGTACAATCCTCTCAAAAGAAGGTGACCAAATTAGTAATG GGGTATGTCGACAAGTATGTGAAGCCATAG
- the LOC136528531 gene encoding tRNA threonylcarbamoyladenosine dehydratase 2-like: MGERAKEWLLAAGAGAAIGALSAAAVMNHLSGSKRREGYVRNLLESNGMTAGNARSNRHLGAVGSSDLLSDEVVSEQLTRNIQFFGMDSQKKVTESYVVVIGLGGVGSHAASMLLRSGVGRLLLVDFDQVSLSSLNRHAVATRDDVGTSKALCLKKHFSMIYPECQIDAKVQLYDASSEAEILSGQPDFVLDCIDNIDTKVALLAACMRRGLKVLSAMGAGARADPTRIRVADLRESSNDPLSRSVRYRLKKEHGIESGIPVVFSLEKPKAKLLPFQASKEEETPSDYQIVPGFRVRIIPVLGTIPAIFGQVMASYVITQLAGLDFQTEPVVNLDLDHYRILHQRLIEHEELMYGTAEQVLVDAEEVMYVVKELWRGRSARDQSQKDTGRKMWRSVNELMLVRWDKSKAAGISNLILLKFSEADAHESTTLDRIKEEEPEFYSMVSRVLKRAEMEFAL; this comes from the exons ATGGGTGAGCGGGCGAAGGAATGGCTCCTCgcagccggcgccggcgccgccatcGGCGCGCTCTCTGCCGCCGCTGTCATGAATCATCTCTCGGG ATCCAAGCGGAGAGAGGGGTACGTGCGGAACCTGCTGGAATCCAATGGAATGACGGCTG GGAACGCTCGGTCCAACAGGCATCTGGGCGCTGTTGGTAGCTCGGATCTTCTCTCTGATGAAGTAGTCTCTGAACAGCTTACAAG GAATATACAATTTTTTGGCATGGACTCTCAGAAGAAAGTAACTGAATCCTATGTTGTGGTCATTGGTCTTGGAGGGGTTGGCAGTCATGCAGCTTCAATGCTCCTGAGATCTGGTGTTGGCAGGTTGCTTCTTGTGGATTTTGATCAG GTATCACTCTCATCACTAAACCGGCATGCTGTGGCAACCAGAGATGATGTTGGAACTTCAAAAGCATTATGCCTCAAGAAGCATTTTTCAATGATATACCCAGAGTGCCAAATAGATGCAAAAGTGCAATTGTATGATGCATCGTCTGAGGCGGAAATTCTTTCTGGACAGCCTGACTTTGTTCTTGATTGCATAGATAACATTGATACCAAG GTGGCACTCCTTGCAGCTTGCATGCGCAGAGGTTTGAAGGTACTTTCTGCAATGGGGGCTGGAGCTCGAGCTGATCCCACCAGAATTCGTGTTGCAGATTTGAGAGAATCAAGCAATGATCCCCTCTCTCGATCG GTGAGGTACAGGCTCAAGAAAGAACATGGAATTGAGAGTGGAATACCGGTAGTTTTTTCATTGGAAAAGCCAAAGGCAAAGCTGCTTCCTTTTCAAGCTTCAAAAGAAGAGGAAACTCCATCAGATTACCAG ATTGTGCCAGGATTTAGGGTTCGCATTATACCAGTACTGGGAACCATCCCTGCAATATTTGGTCAAGTTATGGCCTCCTATGTGATTACTCAGCTTGCTGGATTAGATTTTCAAACTGAACCAGTTGTTAACCTGGATTTGGATCATTACCGTATACTTCATCAGCGTCTTATTGAGCATGAGGAGCTGATGTATGGGACAGCCGAGCAAGTTCTG GTAGATGCTGAAGAGGTAATGTACGTTGTCAAAGAATTGTGGCGTGGTCGAAGTGCTAGAGACCAAAGTCAGAAGGACACTGGCCGGAAAATGTGGAGATCTGTCAATGAACTAATGCTTGTTCG GTGGGACAAATCAAAGGCTGCTGGCATCTCAAACTTAATACTTCTCAAGTTTAGTGAG GCTGACGCACATGAATCCACCACACTCGATCGAATAAAAGAAGAAGAACCTGAATTCTACTCTATGGTTTCACGTGTCCTGAAACGAGCTGAGATGGAGTTTGCCTTATGA
- the LOC136528807 gene encoding MACPF domain-containing protein At1g14780-like: protein MARSREMTGGWGRMAGGDGAAAAVEKAVRCLGRGVDMTGDLRLKHCKDAGVCLVLRSGEKAVAEKVVVPGFGVVADVPADVKCGKGDRISFKSDVLEFNKMSEVFNHRNSLTGKIPSGLFNSCFDLECGSWADDASATKCLAFDGYFISLLDLRLDCRPLALADHVVRDVPAAWDPSAIASFIEKYGTHIIVGLGLGGQDVVYVKQDNSSPLSPSEIKEHLDKLGDQLFTGTCTLPPSNRKNRDHKFKVPEAFNVFDAQVTQQWLQGMITPVSCKEGVTVIYSKRGGNAAASDHSEWLLTVPTMPDAINFKLVPITSLLKGVTGVGFLSHAINLYLRYKPPTDELRYFLDFQHHRSWAPVLSDLPLGLCSNRQGASPALNFSLVGSKLHVSSSEVIVPRLPVTGMRLHLEGKKNNRLGIHLQHLSNNPTFINERSAKQPIWRGSEMISDERYYEPVQWRMFAHVCTVPVKYDPRWVISAGSPSAYIVSGAQLHVKAHESTNILHLRLLYTQLPGHAVVQSKWAHNTARQSGKGSFLSKSFAASLGAGVDKEQQHPARIHIDSAVFAGGPPMPVGTQRLLKFVETSQVTMGPQDIPGYWLVTGAKLDVEKGKISLHVKFSLLAPVS from the exons ATGGCTAGGAGCAGAGAGATGACCGGCGGATGGGGGAGGATGGCTGGAggcgacggcgcggcggcggccgtggAGAAGGCGGTGAGGTGCCTGGGCAGGGGCGTCGACATGACGGGCGACCTGAGGCTGAAGCACTGCAAGGATGCGGGGGTCTGCCTTGTCCTGAGGAGCGGCGAGAAGGCGGTGGCGGAGAAGGTCGTCGTGCCGGGCTTTGGAGTCGTCGCCGATGTGCCCGCCGACGTCAAGTGCGGCAAGGGCGATCGGATCAGCTTCAAGTCCGACGTGCTCGAGTTCAACAAG ATGTCTGAGGTGTTCAACCACCGGAATTCGCTGACGGGGAAGATCCCGTCGGGGCTCTTCAACTCGTGCTTCGACCTGGAGTGCGGCTCCTGGGCTGACGACGCCTCCGCCACCAAGTGCCTGGCCTTCGACGGCTACTTCATCTCCCTCCTCGACCTCCGCCTCGACTGCCGCCCGCTCGCCCTCGCCGACCACGTCGTCCGTGACGTACCGGCGGCATGGGACCCGTCAGCCATAGCAAG TTTCATCGAGAAGTATGGGACCCACATCATTGTTGGGCTGGGTTTGGGTGGCCAGGACGTGGTGTATGTGAAGCAGGACAACTCGTCTCCATTGTCCCCATCTGAGATCAAGGAGCACTTGGACAAGCTAGGTGATCAGCTCTTCACTGGGACATGCACTCTGCCCCCTTCAAACCGCAAAAACAGGGACCACAAATTTAAG GTCCCTGAGGCCTTCAATGTATTTGATGCCCAAGTGACACAGCAATGGCTTCAAGGAATGATTACTCCAGTGTCCTGCAAAGAG GGTGTGACGGTGATATACTCCAAGAGGGGAGGGAATGCAGCAGCGAGCGATCACTCAGAGTGGCTGCTCACTGTGCCCACAATGCCGGACGCAATAAACTTCAAGCTTGTGCCCATCACATCCCTTCTCAAGGGAGTAACTGGCGTGGGCTTCCTCTCTCATGCCATCAACCTATATCTCAGAT ACAAACCACCAACAGATGAATTGAGGTACTTCCTGGACTTCCAGCACCACAGATCGTGGGCTCCAGTACTCAGTGACCTACCACTTGGTCTCTGCTCAAACCGACAAGGTGCCAGTCCGGCCTTGAACTTCAGCCTTGTAGGTTCAAAGCTACATGTCAGCTCAAGCGAG GTGATTGTTCCAAGATTACCAGTCACCGGGATGAGATTACATCTGGAGGGCAAGAAAAATAACCG CTTAGGCATCCACCTGCAACATTTGTCAAACAACCCAACGTTCATCAACGAAAGATCAGCCAAGCAGCCGATATGGCGCGGATCGGAGATGATCTCCGACGAGAGATACTATGAGCCGGTCCAGTGGAGAATGTTTGCCCATGTCTGCACAGTGCCGGTGAAGTACGACCCTCGCTGGGTCATCAGCGCCGGCTCACCGTCGGCGTACATCGTCTCCGGCGCCCAGCTGCACGTCAAGGCCCACGAATCGACCAACATCCTGCACCTCAGGCTCTTGTACACCCAGCTGCCGGGACACGCTGTGGTGCAGTCCAAATGGGCGCACAACACGGCGAGGCAGTCGGGCAAAGGGAGCTTCCTATCCAAGTCGTTCGCAGCGTCCTTAGGTGCCGGCGTTGACAAGGAGCAGCAGCACCCGGCGAGGATTCACATCGACTCCGCCGTGTTTGCCGGAGGCCCACCCATGCCTGTCGGGACCCAGAGGTTGCTCAAGTTTGTCGAGACGTCTCAGGTGACCATGGGGCCACAGGACATTCCTGGATACTGGCTGGTCACTGGCGCCAAGCTGGATGTTGAAAAGGGGAAGATCTCACTTCACGTCAAGTTCTCCCTGCTCGCTCCAGTTTCTTGA